The Melospiza georgiana isolate bMelGeo1 chromosome 19, bMelGeo1.pri, whole genome shotgun sequence genome segment TTTACCTTACAccttattttgctttattttgcatTGCTTTATTATGCATACTTTGTTTTATAttgctttgctttattttattttattttgtcgTCTTATTTTACGTCAtcattttctgtcattttagaTCAACAGAAAAGGATATTTTTGCCAGCCCCCAGAGGCATCAGAAAATGTGTGGTCTCCACAAACATTGCTGCAACATCTCTGACCATTGAAGGAGTCAGGTATTGATTTCTGTCTCTCATAGCAGAGGGAATAATTCAGAAAGGTCTGGGTTTGGAAAAACACATTTATTCTGCTACTATTGCCTTTTTTTGGGTGTGTAGTAAGAAAACCATTGATATTATTATAGTCTTAGAGGTGACCAATATTTTTGAATCTATTTTGAAGTCAAATCTACTGAATAACCAGGGTCTAGGTAgaataaatgtgttttttaaaattaaatccttGTGTCAGTTCCCTGCTAAACCCTGGTTTTTACCTCTCTGGATTGTTTATTTCAGATATGTGGTGGACAGTGGCTTTGTGAAGCAGTTGAACCATAATCCCAGAGTGGGTTTGGACATCCTGGAGGTGGTTCCCATCTCAAAGTAAGTGAAAAATGTCACTCACTTATTGtttctgggagctgctctgggaataatgctctgtgttaaaaaaataaataaaaaataggcAGCAACCTCAAAGCCCCATGATTTAAAACCACTTCAAGGTTTTAAAACCACTTTAAAGTTTGAAAACAATTTAAGATTTAAAAACCATTTTAAGGTTTAAAGCCACTTTAAGGTTTAAAATCACTCAAGGGTTTAAAAACCACTTTACGGTTTGAAACCACTTTAAGATTTAAAAACACTTTAAGgttttaaaaccattttaagGTTTAAAAACCACTTCAATTGGTTTAATTAACTAATTTAAAACCAAGTGAAAAGCAGTTCAGGATATGCAATTTCCTAAAAGTTACAGATATTTAGGAGGAATTGGCATGGtctgagcagtgctggctgaATATGACAGCATccaaaaaatacagagaaattcttctttatttcttgcACAACTGgatttttcagctgctgtgcaggaatACCTGTTCCATCTATAAAGAGAGACATTTTGTGCTTGTTTGGGGGCTACCAGAAGGGATGAAAGGTTtgaatattgattttttttttgggcagGAGTGAAGCCAAGCAGCGAGCTGGACATCTGCAGGGAAGAGTTTTGGGTTGTACAGCAGGGAGTTCTGGGAGCAGTGCATGCCCCAGCACACCTAACCAATTTAAAACCAAGTAAAAAGCAGTTCAGGATATACAACTTCCTAAAAGTCCTAAAAATATTTAGTCCTAAAAATATTTAGGAGGAGTTGGCATtgtctgagcagggctggctgaaTACGACGGCACCCAAAAAACGCACAGAAATTGTTCTTTATTTCTCGCACAGCTGGATCTTTCAGCTGGATCCTTCAACTGGATATTTCAGTGCAAGAATACCTCTTCCAACTACAAAGAGAAACATTTTGTACTGTTTAGGTGGTACTAGAAGGGATGAAAGGTTtgaatattgatttttttttgggcAGGAGTGAAGCCAAGCAGCGAGCCGGGCGCGCGGGCCGGACATCTGCAGGGAAGAGTTTTGGGTTGTACAGCAGGGAGTTCTGGGAGCAGTGCATGCCCCAGCACACCTGAGCAATTTTAAACCAAGTAAAAAGCAATTCAGGATATACAACTTCCTAAAAGTCCTAAAAATATTTAGTCCTAAAAATATTTAGGAGGAGTTGGCATtgtctgagcagggctggctgaaTACGACGGCACCCAAAAAACGCACAGAAATTGTTCTTTATTTCTTGCACATCTGGATCTTTCAACTAGATATTTCAGTGCAAGAATACCTCTTCCAACTACAAAGAGAAACATTTTGTACTGTTTAGGTGGTACTAGGAGGGATTAAATGTTTcaatgttggttttttttttgggggcaggAGTGAAGCCAAGCAGCGGGCCGGACGTCGGCGGGGAAGAGTTTTGGGTTGTACAGCAGGGAGTTCTGGGAGCAGTGCATGCCCCAGCACACCTGAGCAATTTTAAACCAAGTAAAAAGCAGTTCAGGATATACAACTTCCTAAAAGTCCTAAAAAAATTTAGTCCTAAAAATATTTAGGAGGAGTTGGCATTgtctgagcagagctggctgaatACGACGGCACCCAAAAAACGCACAGAAATTGTTCTTTATTTCTTGCTCAGCTGGATCTTTCAACTGGATATTTCAGTGCAAGAATACCTCTTCCAACTACAAAGAGAAACATTTTGTACTGTTTAGGTGGTACTAGGAGGGATTAAATATTTCAacgttggtttttttttttggggcaGGAGTGAAGCCAAGCAGCGAGCCGGGCGCGCGGGCCGGACGTCGGCGGGGAAGAGTTTTGGGTTGTACAGCAGGGAGTTCTGGGAGCAGTGCATGCCCCAGCACACCGTGCCAGAGATCAGGAGGACCAGCCTGACATCTGTGATCCTCACCTTGAAGTGCCTCTCCGTGCACGATGTCATCAGGtgagctccctgcctgcagggggATTATCCCgccccaggaggggcaggggcaggattAGGGCCCCAGCCAAGTGGGACAGTGCAatcagctttgctgctgctctcctctccatTCCAGCTTGCATCCCCAGCATCAGGCTCTGCCCAAACTCCCATCTCGCCCAAATTAAATGTGTTTGTTTGTAGCGTTCCTTTAAAGCCataaaatccataaaaattgatatatttaaatacttaaaaatcCTCAAAATACTGGCTTTTATGTCTTTAAATGCTTAAAGTCCTTAAGATACTGGGGTTTAGACCTTTAAATACTTAACATCCTTAAAATACTGGTTTTTACACatttaaatacttaaaatactGGTTTTTATACCTTTAAGTACTTAAAATCCTTAAAATACTGAGTTTTATACCTTTAAATACTCACAGTTcttaaaatactgctttttatACCTTTAAATGcttaaaattcttaaaatattgGTTTTTGCACCTTTAAATACTTCCAACCCTTAAAATACTGGTTTTTAGACCTTTAAATACTTAACATCCTTAAGATACTGTTTTTTACACCTTTAAATACTCatagtttttaaaatactggGTTTTACAACTTTAAGTACTTAAAATCCTCAAAGTACTGCATTTTATACCCAAAAAGTTTCATCTCTCTGGAATTTTTTAGTTCTAAGACTGAGCAAGAGTAGAAAATGCAGTTTAGTGTGTGCCATGGAATTTGTCATCAGAAATTCCTCAGCTGGAGGTTGGACAGgaacacacagaaaattattattatgatGATCTAACTTTGGTTAGAAGACGTGCATTGGGGaggtttaaaaattattttcataaatatttaaaactttaaaataaataaaataaatttaaaatataaaaataataaataaaatttattaaaataaacttcaaaagaaatatttaaatattttaaaattatttttatgagtATAAAAACTAACAAATCTACTTCTTTTTTATCCCTAGGTTTCCCTATTTGGACCCTCCTGAGGAAAGACACATTTTGGAAGCTCTGAAGGAACTTTACCAGTGCAATGCCATTGACAGGTAAAAACCAAAAGGTTTCACTACAACAATTTCAAATCTAAGGCTTCAGTTGATGTTTTGTGTGGATTAAAGGACACTCCTCAGCAGCAGAATGTTTCCTTATTTAACCTCCAGGAAGTTTCCTGGGGTTTAATGGACTGTCTGcaaaagcagggctggagcagggtttggggtttgggagaTAAAAATCAGGTTCTGCACGTTgtcctggagctcctcagtgccctcagctctgcatcccagactgctgtggctcagcagctcaggcaggaaATGAGATCTTATCCTGAGCTTCCAGGAATTCTTCttggaaataatgaaaaaaaccaaacccaaagctggctgtgcctgccacGGAGCAGACACGAGCAAGCTGGAGAAATGTGGATTATTTTATTGCTGGTGACACTTGTGCATGTCCCAGCACCTGTGTGGGCACTCACAGTCAGAGGGGAAGTGCTTCTTACCCAATTCACATTTAAACATCATTGCATTGAATCTGTGTATGTAAAAATAGATATAGTGAGATATATAATGATATGAGGTATATATAATGAGGTATATAAAATGAGgtatataatatagaatataatatatatataatatatataatatatatataatatatatattataatatataataagaTATATATAGAATGAGGTATAGAATGAGATATATAATGAGATATATAGTGAGATATGTGTAACAGAatgtataataaaatatataatgaagtatagaaaatatattaaaacatatataatatataaaaatatatacactTTTCCcctgtaaatatatataaatttatataatataaatatataaatatctatttcatgtaaatatatatttatatatcatgAGATGCATAAtaatatatagaaaatatattttaaaatatatcatatattaaaatagatttaattttcctgtaaatatatatttatatataataatatatattataaaatgcATAATGAAATGTATAATGaaatttataataaatacagaaaatatattaaagtatatataatatataatatatatttttcctgTAAACATATAAAAACatatgtattatataaatatatatttcctgtaaatattttatatataaatatatatatataaaaattatatatatatttttttcatatatatatgtatatgtaaaaaataaaatttttttcctccttcaggaGAGGCCATGTGACCAGACTGGGAGAATTCCTGGTGCagtttcccctccctcccaacCTGTCCTGTGCTGTGATTAaagctgcttccctgggctgtgaggatctgctgctgcccatTGCAGCCATGCTGTCTGTGGAAAACGTCTTCATCCGCCCAGGTGggagctcctcttcctctgcttctgCCTCCCTGTATTTGTTGGAGGTGAATTCCTACTAAACTCACAGTTCCACTggttttatctttattttaagatctcactgctgtggcagaggaagaagctgagcTCAGTAGATTAGAGGGTGCTGTGGTGGGTGGGTTCAACAgtcttgtttttcctctcttgatCCCTGTGAGCTGTTTGTTTATTCCTTTATCTTCCCATGTCAGCCTCTGGATGGGTTGTGAGTGAGCAGTACTTGCTTAGAGAATGGAATTCTTCATCCCTGGTGCTGAGTGATGAGATTAATCATGGATTTAATAGCATCTGTGTGCTCTTGTTCAGCAATAGGAGGGAGGAACAACTGTAAGTGCAGCTGTAGAAGGAGAGACAAATTTAAAGATAACAGGAATAGAGAGCCAAAGCTgccaaaaacaaacagaaaattaggTAGTGATGAACAAAAATGACTTTGAGATATAACTTATTCCTCAGGTGATCCTCAGAAGCAGAAGGAGGCTGAGCTTCAGCACCAGGAACTTGCCTCTCAAGTGGGAGGATGCAATGACTTTGCAACcctcttaaatatttttgaacagtGCAAAGCAAGGTATGGAATTCTCCCTTACACTAAGTGGTTTGGCACTGCTCATAACTCCCAGTTTTCAGGTGTGCTGCAGTTACACATCTCTGTGCTCATTCCTGGTTTCAGATTTATTCCTTGTTGTGATCTGTAATTTCCATCCAGACACTTGATATTTAACCCCACCAAGTATCTGCCTGTGTAGGTTTTTGTGTGACCATAACAATAAAACAGAGGCAAATTTCTTTGCAAGCAGCTGACAAAGGGCTTCTTTATAATTCAAATATTCCTGTTCTCAGCAAGTCTCCTTCAGCCTGGTGCCAGAAATACTGGATCCATTGGAGAGCTGTGAAATCTGCTTTTAGTGTGGAAAGGCAGCTGCGGGAAATAATCACTAAACTgaaacaggtaaaaaaaaataacatttctggGCATGTTTGAGCTGTATAAACTTACATTTAAGAGATGTGGTGGGTGCTGAGCCTTTGCCAGGTGGCTGCTGCCTTCCTCCAGTAGAAAATAAaccacttaaatattttttatcttgCTTGTGTGACTCAGGTCCAGTGGTGGTAATGGGCAAGAAGGAGAggttttctcctttcctcatGGTTTCTGCCCAGAGTTTAGAATCCATGGGATGGAGGGGGTTTAACTGCTTTTTCTTGAAGATCCATCCTGATTcatgttgctttttcttttcccagctgcCAGACTTCCCTAAGGAGACATTTGAAGGCTCCAGAACTGAAATCCTGAGAAGATGCCTGTGTGCAGGATACTTTGTTAATGTTGCTAGGAGGTAAGGAGTGAAGTTTGGAGAACTGAATGGAAAAGAAATCATGCAAATTACTTTAAAGTGTGGGTTTATGTTGGTAAAAGCAGCAAAGTAGTAACTGCAGGTGAAGGAGATGTTTCTGCAAGGGGTTGGAACTTCTGCTTTTGGCTGTCTTCACCATTCCAAGGAGAGCTTCCCAGGAATGTCATTGTTCTGTCTGTGCAATGAACTCAGCAGCTGAGAGTGGTTCCAGATATTCAGCTGAAGGGCGTGGAATTCTCCAGCTCTCACAGCTTTCAAAGGCTTCACTGCCAAGCCCTGTTGTTATTGTGGTGTtacacctgcagtgctgctgtggtaAATGAGATTTCTTGTATTTCACTctttaaatggatttttacaGTTTAGCTCTGGAAGCACCTTCCTCTTGGTGGATATTTGAGAacttttttctgtgctgctgctgatttgTTCAGTTCAGTGTTGCTGTATAATCACAGCaatgtgtgttttgttttgttgttgggttttttaaatttattttttaatttcttttttttttagatctGCAGCCAGGACATTCTGCACCATGGATGGGCATGGCAGCATTGTCTACATCCACCCTTCATCCACAGTGAGTTCCCAAAATCCTGATAAAGCAGAAAAGCATCTCCAAAAGGAATGAGGGGCAGGTCCTTAAACTCTCCCTGGTGCTTGCTTTGGGCTGCACCCAAATTCCTCAGGCTTGGTCAAGGTTTGGGTTGTGAGGTGGGAGTGACACAGGCTGGACCTTCGCTCTGCCTCTTTGATCAATTCTAAACCCCTAAAACCCGCTAACACCCGCTCACATCCCACCCATTCTGCTGCAGGTGGGGCTgtgaaaaaccaaaccagcctTTGAATTTTTCAGCTGTACAACCAGGAGACCCTGCTGGAGTGGATCATCTTCCACGACGTGGCCGTCACCTCCAAGATCTACGTGCGCACCGTGTGCCCCGTGCGCTACGAGTGGCTccgggagctgctgcccaggctgcaccaGGTGGATGCCTACGAGCTCAGCAGCGTGGCCAGGGAGGAGGTGACTGAGGAGGAAATAACCAAGtggaagcagagggaggagcTCAAAAGGCAGTTTGGTAAGCACAGTGCtcatccctctgtgtgtgtgcgtgtggtTTTCTGTCACCGCGTTTCTGTCACCGCGTTTCTCCTCCCAGaggaaaagcaaggcacagttcttcccaagaatattccTGGGTTTTatattctctgaacctcagaaagaaaaagcaattccagaaagaaaaaacaattcttattttatttgctgctcctgtgttgttGGTGAGTGGAATTGGTAATTGGATTTTGGTGTGTTTTCATTCGCT includes the following:
- the DHX40 gene encoding probable ATP-dependent RNA helicase DHX40 → MDGPALPIRRSRRELVEAVRERPFLIVTGETGSGKSTQLPRYLYEAGLAGHGAIGVTQPRRVATVSVAQRVAEEMGCALGTLVGYQVRFDDCTCEDTAIRYMTDGCLLRHILADPLLSKYSIIILDEAHERSLSTDILFGLLKKLFLQEKPAGRRTDLKVVVMSATLEVEKLSEFFGHCSVLHIPGRSYPVKEIFCNLLGPRDVGSSAYVTEAVKVALDVHLNEPEGDILVFLTGQNEIERACDVLFKRAESIDYRYEVHDRAVEGLLILPLYGSMSTDQQKRIFLPAPRGIRKCVVSTNIAATSLTIEGVRYVVDSGFVKQLNHNPRVGLDILEVVPISKSEAKQRAGRAGRTSAGKSFGLYSREFWEQCMPQHTVPEIRRTSLTSVILTLKCLSVHDVIRFPYLDPPEERHILEALKELYQCNAIDRRGHVTRLGEFLVQFPLPPNLSCAVIKAASLGCEDLLLPIAAMLSVENVFIRPGDPQKQKEAELQHQELASQVGGCNDFATLLNIFEQCKASKSPSAWCQKYWIHWRAVKSAFSVERQLREIITKLKQLPDFPKETFEGSRTEILRRCLCAGYFVNVARRSAARTFCTMDGHGSIVYIHPSSTLYNQETLLEWIIFHDVAVTSKIYVRTVCPVRYEWLRELLPRLHQVDAYELSSVAREEVTEEEITKWKQREELKRQFEGAPESSAGKMERRNDEQSIQDARARYLQRKQQRAQALSGPGKEMG